In Notolabrus celidotus isolate fNotCel1 chromosome 5, fNotCel1.pri, whole genome shotgun sequence, the genomic window TGagagtttgtgtttacattcttcTTTATGTCCACTAGAATGGTATTGTTCCTATTGTGGAGCCTGAGATCCTTCCTGACGGAGAACATGACCTGAAGCGTTGCCAGTACGTCACTGAGAAGGTGAGTTTAAAGAAGAAAGAGCGAatagtaacagaagaagaaacgttGTTTATTAATAACTGAAGTCCTGACATACATGCgtctctctcctgctgccaGGTCCTAGCTGCCGTGTACAAGTCTCTGTCAGACCACCATGTGTACCTGGAGGGGACTCTGCTGAAACCCAACATGGTGACAGCTGGACACTCCTGCCCCACCAAGTACAGCAGCGAGGAAATCGCAATGGCTACCGTCACTGCCCTGCGCCGCACCGTGCCTCCTGCAGTCACAGGTAAGAGAGACACAGAtagaaaacacagaagtcagtCGTGTGAGTTATTTGTGTTGGATGTTTTCTCAGTCAGAATGTTATACAATGTTTCAATTTCGTCAACCGTAGACTTCTTCAGATTGGtaatgtgtatttgtttgttttcctcaggAGTGACCTTCTTGTCAGGTGGCCAGTCTGAAGAGGAGGCCAGCATGAACCTTAATAGCATCAACACCTGCCCGCTTGCCAAGCCTTGGGCCCTGACCTTCTCTTACGGCCGCGCCCTGCAGGCCTCCGCCCTGAACGCATGGAGAGGAGAACTGAGCAATGAGAAGGCTGCCACTGAACAGTTCATCAAACGTGCTGAGGTCAGAGAAAACCACCGGTGAACATCAAACACATCCTAGAGTCAAATCATGCAGTATTGTGCattaacttttcttttctttgttttatctctttCAGGCTAACGGTTTGGCCGCCCAAGGCAAGTACGAATCTTCAGGAACCTGTGGTGCAGCAGGGCAGTCCCTCTACGTGGCTAACCATGCCTACTAAACATGGAAAGACCACACTGAGCTGTGGCCTAGTCGGATTCTATAGTATCTGCTCTGCTATTTTCCTTCTTATTCCTCCATCAATCACTGGCCTGCGCTGTCTGGTGTACTTTAAATTGTCAGAGTTATCAAAATTACTTTATTAGATATacgtatttaaaaacaaaatgtgaaacGACAAGACTAAAGGGAACCAAGTTCGTTTTTCTTTCATCTTAATCAGACAAATCAAAGATTTTAACAATTCTGAAGTGGATTTTATGACCTGTCTACCGTCGGTCTCTACCAGTTACTCTGttcagagacaggaagtcagaagCTGCTAAATTTTAACAGTTAGATCAAGATAATCAGCCAGTATTTCATTTATGCCTCTCCTTAACTGCACCTGTTGCTACACAGGGTGCTTACTCTCCCCACATGATAGATCTGGAGCCCCTCTCTCTAGCAGGGAggggtgtgtgtcagtgtttcgCTTCCGTCTGAACTCAGTATTGCCTCGTCTTCACAATGCTACGCTAACATCCCTCCCTGACCGTGGGACCAACCGGCTACTAGTGGCATCAGTGTATCTGTTCGAGGGCAAGACGTTTCAGATTGAGTCGACCTTTTGAGCGACCGACCAAACGTGTGGAGTTGTACTTGGTTGTACTTTCAGACAGCTGTAGCTCCAGCAGAGGTCAGCATACTCTCTGCAGTAGACAACAACGCACACCAGGATTCATTCTAACCTTTCTGTTCACGCTTCTAACCACCACTAATTAGAGAAACATCTTGTGTGTCTAATCTCAGTATAACATTAGCTCTAAATTACACACAGTACTTAATGTATTCAGTTGTGTGAAGGTGTCGATATCATGTAATGCTTCTGTGTTATCCCCCCTCCTGGTTTCCCCCAAGCTCACCCCACAGGGAGGGGAGATGGTTTCTGTTATTGTGGACCAATGTGTGGGTTCGGCAGTGGGGGAAACAGTCACTGCTGTGTTGGATTACTGTGATGTTTGTGATGTTAATATTGTTCTTGAAGCACTTGGTGTGTCAAATAGTGGAGAccaataaactaaaataaaacaaaaactgagtcttTGTGTGAAATTATTGCAGCTAGCCTCATTGCTTGCATTCTAGTAAATGCTTCTATATCTTTGCATTTGGGTTATGAAAACAGTCATTCAGTCGTCTTTTATATGACATTACACAGTGTTGTACAGTGAGCCCTCTCCACACTTCTTTATTTAACCAATGTAACTCCATGTAACTTCGTATTGCCTGTTGGTATGCGCTATCAGTATCTAAACAGTATCCTTGTTTAGAACCTGCTTTAATGATACCCTGGTGGCATTATAAGGCCTTCGTACTGTGTAATGCACCACAGCCAAAACGTGCAGTATTGGcttaaaggttcatttcagaCTTCCCACGGGCGATTCTTAGATCAGCTTATATGATCAAAGTAAAAGAGCAGTGCGTGCAACCACGGAGGTTCTTTTAGGTAGTGTCTTGACCTCCCAGCTGCTGCACATAAGCTGCTCCTTGTCGATAGAACATCCTAGGTACAAAGTCAAACTATGTGAAAAACATTCAGTGCCTTTGTATGCTCTTTAAATGAGTACGATCACTGAACATTATGAGAAGTGGTCAAATAAGACTAGCATGTGTTTACCATCTTCCATCATTGGTAAGAAATACCTAGACATTTAtttacagaaacagacagaaactgcATTCCTCCAGGTTACAAATAATTTGTTGATGCAAGCTGATGCAGGGGAGTGTTCTGTACTGGTCAATTGGACTTTTGTGCAGCATTTGATACAGTGGAGCACTGTGTTGATTCAGAGGCTCAGACAGTGGGTGGGTGTCTCTGGAACAGCTTTGGACTGTTTTTCAGTGCCTCTGTATGCTGTCTAAATATGTCTCATCAGTGAGAACCTGTCCTGTGGTGTCTGACAGGGTGCTGTCCTGGGCCccctgttctcttttttttttcctgctcccCTTGGGGTATCTTATAAGAAGAATGATAGTTCCTATCAGTGCTATGCAGAATACATTCAGCTATACATGTATTTTAAACCCCAAGATGTGTCTAAGTTGTCGATCCTACTTGATTATGTTAACTGTATAAAACGGATGACACATCATTTTCTTCATCTGAATACTGACAGAGCTGAAGTTCTTATCTCTACTCTTGATTGTTTTGTGCCAGAGGTGAAGAGAAGCCTTGGTTTGATATCCTCTGTTGTTAAAACTGCCCTCTGCAGTCCAGGTATCCAAATGGGCTAAGCCTGGAGCATGGACCAGCATGTAAATACTTTGGTTCATTCCTATTTTTATCACttaagaatataaaaaaacTCAGACCTGTTGTGTCCAGGCCTGGACTAGAGATgattattcatgcttttgtgtCTTCTCTACTTGATTATTGTAAGGGCTCTGAGGTCTTCTGATCGGGGCTGGTTGTGCCTCGTATCACACTCAAAACTAAAGGAGACTTAGCTTCTGACATTGTTGCTCCTAAAACCTTGGAACAGTCTCCTAATGGATCTAAGACCTGTGGTCactgtgaacattttaaaaaagcagatgctgacctatctgtttagacttgtatttgtttcatttgtctTCGTCTGCTTTGAGtcatttgtttatatttaatgtaatCTCTGTTTTGGCTTTCAGTATTTTATTGTGACGCACTTTGTGACCTCTGCTCAATAAACTTTAAACAAGTAATTTCTTACTAAAGTAATATCACCTTCAGAAACAAGATTTCAAAATGCTTtacagaaaacattttaaattgaacacatgaataataataaaacacctCTCTGGGATATGATAGATGCCTCCTACTGAACTCCTCAAATACAAAGGAAATGATAGTAGATTTCCGAAGATccaggctctgccatcagctaGTTAACATTGGAGGGGTGGACATTGAGgtggtgccaacctacaaatatctaggtgtacacctggacaacaagttggactggtcccttaacacaaatacactctacaggaaggggcagagccgcctctttttcttaaggaggctcagattccttagacatctgcagaaagatgaTGCAGagtgttttatcagtctgtggtggaaagtgtgttattctatgctgcagtctgctggggaagcagtataaacacaaggatgcgaggcgactggacaaactagtgaaaaaagctggcactgtgatgGAACCAGGTTGtctcactgggggctgtggtgaagagatgcacacagaagaagctagaggccattctaaatttcATAGATCATCCATTCACAACTTCTTCGTGGACCAGAGAACAGCGGCAGTgaacggctcatctctctgcactgcatctaagctgatctgctactactttatgaaccacctcgacctctgagatcatcaggtactggtcttctttcagtcccgagagacagaacgaaacatggtgaagcagcgtttagtcattatgcaccacaatatctggaacacacttcgtgaaagctgtaggtccgctccaactctcacctctttaaatcaaagattaagacttttttatttaccactgccttccaatCTTAgttcattttaacccactttaaattaaaattttaatgtaatttctaatatatttctaattttccttttcttttctgtttattatactagtcattttaattgtgctcttttatgcctgtctgaatgtctcaatgcttttaatgttttaatgtaaagcacattgagttgtccttgtgtatgaaatgcactatacaaataaagctgccttgcctgcaggactgagagatacagaaaatcattcatccctgcagccattaggcttcgtaactctctagccaataggagatgagctgacagacacctgaatgacttgttttatgtgatttttataatttgatctgccagacacctgaattccCCCTTGGGGGATGAATacagtacattctattctattcaattctattctattctattcaactTGAGGTTACACAATTATATGAAAATTGTGTTTCTAAAGATGATTGAAAAAACATGTTCTTTTCAAAACGCTTAAGAAATGCCCTCGTTgaaagactctctctctctcacacacacacacacacacacacacacacacacacacacacacacacacacacacaaaaaaaaacattaacagtaagGAGATAATTTGGTTTTGCAGGACTTCTAATGTTCATTTTCACGACCTCATGGGGCGCTGGTTAAAAAGGTCGCATGTTTTGTTGGTGCGTTGAATTTATTCAGAGGGGCGGGCCGATGGGTACTAATCCTGACCGTGTCGTGAACCAGCAGACCAGCTCCCAGACTTTAGCGGGTTTTATGGTTCTGGGCGGATAGACATGCATATTTGAATTAATTGTATCAGATGATATCAACATATTGTATGAGGGGTCTCCTATTAtctagtttttacatttttcacgaCGTCGGTCACGTGATCAATGACTGCGTGTGTTGAAACAACAAACGCACCCCGGTCCTGTTATTGACAGACATGGCGACCACGGAAGTAGGTGAGTTGAATCAGAGCTGaatccttttaaataatatctGAGTTATGTCAAAGTTTAGCATTCACAGATTATTAGGGAAATGTCACTTGAATAACAGTGAAGCAATGCTCGCATGATCCcggtgtttcttcttctgtgttagGAGCCTCTGAGTCGAACAGCTAGCTAACGTTagcctctgcagcagctgcacatTATTACCTCTACAGAGTATACTGCTTCTTCTGCCTTAGGTTATGTCTTATGTTTTCAGTGCTCAGATTTTATTCTTCTATGAATTACAACATCAAAGTACCGAAACCATCATTCGTAGCAGAGACTCTCCATAACTCGCCTTATGCTCTATTTCCCAGCTATAACACTAAACTAGCAATTGTGGGGTTTTTGGCTAATTCATTGTGTCTTTTCAAGACTGTAATGTTAGTTTAATTCATCAGAGAGTGGGTTTACCATTTACTATCTAGCTCAGTTTTAAGGGAGTAAATAGATCTAAATTGTGGGATGTTGTGGTGTCCAGTAGAGATGCAACAATACACAATACAGGGAGCCCACTGTCCAATATCAAGTAGATTttacttattattttaattcttttaattattattttaatcattactaTTTTTATCATTGCTTTATCAtgtattatcttatttaattattattttaaacattattttaatcattgctttatcatgtatttatcttatttaattattattttaatcattattttaatcattgctttaacatgtatatttcttatttaattattattttgaccattattatttgaatcattgctttaacatttatttatcttattcaattatttattcatctatttatttcttgtgttcatctgatcttgttaacgctaccacattttaaacttttctttccactattacttattttattgattttactgtattgattttattttatttttaagtattttatttatatgccttttataattttaccattgctgttgttttctgtctctctgttattctgtgaagcactttgggctgcatgattttatgtatgaaaggtgctatataaataaagttgagttgagttactATTACAttgttaataatatatattgtgtataaatataaatatattatgcTACTGTAAATTTTATGAGAACTTATTTTACGGATCATAAATGGAAATTAACAGATTGATGTAAAAACACTTGATATCTACCTCtacactactcaccactgcaatattatcatattatgtttagcctgtacatattagtcatgcctatttgttgttcttttgtgttgtgtttatagttgatgttattgttattgttttatttgtaggccttattcttatgccttgtactaAGAGAGCTCAGTTTACtaagacaaattccttgtgttttcaagcatacctggccaataaagctgattcagaTTCTGATTCTAATAGAAACCTTTTTTCCAAGTCTGTCTTATTGTACTGTACACATGCAGAACTGTCCT contains:
- the aldocb gene encoding fructose-bisphosphate aldolase C-B, with the protein product MTHQYPALTPEQKKELQDIAQRIVAPGKGILAADESTGSMAKRLNPIGVENTEENRRRYRQLLFTADQRIDNCIGGVIFFHETLYQNTDDGTSFPKLIQDRGIVVGIKVDKGVVPLAGTNGETTTQGLDGLSERCAQYKKDGADFAKWRCVLKISETTPSELAIFENANVLARYASICQQNGIVPIVEPEILPDGEHDLKRCQYVTEKVLAAVYKSLSDHHVYLEGTLLKPNMVTAGHSCPTKYSSEEIAMATVTALRRTVPPAVTGVTFLSGGQSEEEASMNLNSINTCPLAKPWALTFSYGRALQASALNAWRGELSNEKAATEQFIKRAEANGLAAQGKYESSGTCGAAGQSLYVANHAY